In a genomic window of Telopea speciosissima isolate NSW1024214 ecotype Mountain lineage chromosome 5, Tspe_v1, whole genome shotgun sequence:
- the LOC122661665 gene encoding probable BOI-related E3 ubiquitin-protein ligase 3 isoform X2 yields MDSSGGFYDLYLNPQQQGQMQQLQNINLFRNHNLGLENNPLVSSSSSSSQSNPLSMAFSESLAAQIDKQALDIDRYILLQNERLRLALQEQRKNQVAILLRRMESKTLSLLRQKDEEIARTAKKTMELEECLRRVEMENQAWQRVTKENEAMVISLNNTLEQVKENVYYFPSAGTEDAESCCDNSQAHYREEKIRRDEKEEEEEEKEPMRNMTCKACNSRKSCVLFLPCRHLCSCKSCVSFLDSCPVCNSPKKATMEVLML; encoded by the exons ATGGATTCCAGTGGTGGGTTTTATGATTTATATCTCAATCCTCAACAGCAAGGACAGATGCAGCAGTTACAGAATATCAATCTATTCAGAAATCACAATCTGGGTCTTGAAAATAATCccctggtttcttcttcttcttcttcatctcaaaGTAACCCTCTGTCAATGGCGTTTTCTGAGTCTTTAGCTGCTCAGATTGATAAGCAAGCATTGGATATTGATCGGTATATTCTATTGCAG AATGAGAGACTCAGATTAGCTCTGCaagagcaaaggaagaatcaagTGGCTATCCTTCTAAGGAGGATGGAATCAAAGACATTGAGCTTACTGAGACAGAAGGACGAAGAGATTGCAAGAACGGCTAAAAAAAcaatggagttggaagaatgCTTGAGAAGGGTGGAGATGGAGAACCAAGCATGGCAGAGAGTCACCAAAGAGAATGAAGCCATGGTTATATCCCTCAACAACACTTTAGAACAGGTCAAAGAGAACGTTTATTACTTTCCATCTGCCGGAACTGAGGATGCAGAGTCTTGTTGCGACAACTCTCAGGCGCAttacagagaagagaagatcagaagagatgaaaaagaagaagaagaagaagaaaaggagccAATGAGAAACATGACTTGCAAGGCCTGCAATTCTCGAAAATCGTGCGTTCTTTTCCTTCCTTGCAGGCATCTCTGTTCGTGCAAGTCTTGTGTATCCTTCCTCGATTCTTGCCCTGTTTGTAATTCTCCAAAAAAGGCGACCATGGAGGTCTTGATGTTGTAG
- the LOC122661665 gene encoding probable BOI-related E3 ubiquitin-protein ligase 3 isoform X1, protein MMAVQAQQYPENLGSTLGGTQELMDSSGGFYDLYLNPQQQGQMQQLQNINLFRNHNLGLENNPLVSSSSSSSQSNPLSMAFSESLAAQIDKQALDIDRYILLQNERLRLALQEQRKNQVAILLRRMESKTLSLLRQKDEEIARTAKKTMELEECLRRVEMENQAWQRVTKENEAMVISLNNTLEQVKENVYYFPSAGTEDAESCCDNSQAHYREEKIRRDEKEEEEEEKEPMRNMTCKACNSRKSCVLFLPCRHLCSCKSCVSFLDSCPVCNSPKKATMEVLML, encoded by the exons ATGATGGCTGTTCAAGCTCAGCAGTATCCGGAGAATCTGGGTTCTACTTTGGGCGGTACGCAGGAATTGATGGATTCCAGTGGTGGGTTTTATGATTTATATCTCAATCCTCAACAGCAAGGACAGATGCAGCAGTTACAGAATATCAATCTATTCAGAAATCACAATCTGGGTCTTGAAAATAATCccctggtttcttcttcttcttcttcatctcaaaGTAACCCTCTGTCAATGGCGTTTTCTGAGTCTTTAGCTGCTCAGATTGATAAGCAAGCATTGGATATTGATCGGTATATTCTATTGCAG AATGAGAGACTCAGATTAGCTCTGCaagagcaaaggaagaatcaagTGGCTATCCTTCTAAGGAGGATGGAATCAAAGACATTGAGCTTACTGAGACAGAAGGACGAAGAGATTGCAAGAACGGCTAAAAAAAcaatggagttggaagaatgCTTGAGAAGGGTGGAGATGGAGAACCAAGCATGGCAGAGAGTCACCAAAGAGAATGAAGCCATGGTTATATCCCTCAACAACACTTTAGAACAGGTCAAAGAGAACGTTTATTACTTTCCATCTGCCGGAACTGAGGATGCAGAGTCTTGTTGCGACAACTCTCAGGCGCAttacagagaagagaagatcagaagagatgaaaaagaagaagaagaagaagaaaaggagccAATGAGAAACATGACTTGCAAGGCCTGCAATTCTCGAAAATCGTGCGTTCTTTTCCTTCCTTGCAGGCATCTCTGTTCGTGCAAGTCTTGTGTATCCTTCCTCGATTCTTGCCCTGTTTGTAATTCTCCAAAAAAGGCGACCATGGAGGTCTTGATGTTGTAG